The following are encoded in a window of Clostridium thermarum genomic DNA:
- a CDS encoding alpha/beta fold hydrolase, protein MKLVFSTNIFHRYTEQKKHFGLKILETSIFFIIFLFFCGVLYQFIATELDKNRFKMKGKLYSVGSYRLMANTSGSGKYSIVFESDIGTPIQQWNNVKEELSKDYRVFSYERNGYGWSDSSGEEMDIPGAVKDLRTALTRAGVSSPYILVGHGYGGLIITEFARKYPQEVAGIVLVDSLMEEDIKSEEFQKGILKEISKIGISRFFSYAGGIRLAHEINLLKDNEEFLKNLTDTEKDLFHSQKVTSKYYAAYYKELKELSGYDYNIQTEGILKDKFVEILTPAHKFADDEKDKAYIEQQKSLERLSSKAEQTLVERCGSYIHIDRPDAIVNAVNRIVKKVGKL, encoded by the coding sequence ATGAAATTAGTATTTTCAACTAATATTTTTCATAGATATACAGAACAGAAAAAGCATTTTGGGCTAAAGATATTGGAAACTTCAATTTTCTTTATAATATTCTTATTTTTTTGTGGGGTGTTGTACCAATTTATAGCAACAGAATTGGACAAGAATCGTTTTAAAATGAAGGGAAAATTGTATTCTGTCGGTAGTTATAGATTGATGGCAAATACCAGCGGGTCCGGAAAATATTCCATAGTTTTTGAAAGTGACATAGGAACACCTATACAGCAGTGGAATAATGTTAAGGAAGAACTATCCAAAGACTATAGGGTATTCAGCTACGAAAGAAACGGTTACGGTTGGAGTGATTCCTCCGGGGAAGAAATGGACATACCTGGAGCTGTTAAGGATTTAAGAACAGCTTTAACCCGTGCTGGTGTCTCATCACCATATATTTTAGTTGGACATGGGTATGGAGGCTTAATAATCACTGAATTTGCTAGAAAATATCCACAGGAAGTAGCGGGTATTGTACTTGTGGATAGTTTAATGGAAGAAGATATAAAGTCAGAAGAATTTCAAAAGGGGATTTTAAAGGAGATATCTAAAATAGGAATATCCAGATTTTTTTCCTATGCAGGAGGCATAAGACTGGCTCATGAAATAAATTTATTAAAGGATAATGAGGAGTTTTTAAAAAATCTTACGGATACTGAAAAAGACCTATTCCACAGTCAAAAGGTTACCTCAAAATATTATGCTGCATATTATAAGGAACTAAAAGAGCTAAGTGGTTATGATTACAACATACAAACGGAGGGCATTTTGAAGGATAAGTTTGTGGAGATACTTACTCCGGCCCATAAATTTGCTGATGATGAGAAAGATAAGGCATATATTGAACAGCAAAAGAGCTTGGAGAGACTATCCTCAAAAGCAGAACAAACACTGGTAGAACGATGCGGAAGTTATATTCATATAGATAGACCTGATGCAATTGTAAATGCAGTGAATAGAATTGTTAAAAAGGTAGGTAAACTATGA
- the uvsE gene encoding UV DNA damage repair endonuclease UvsE, with translation MRVRLGYVAIALKLPKVTSSSNVTYTLYQKLASDEKKLEKIKAVTLTNLDDLYKILQYNVENNIHFYRITSSLVPLATHPDVTDWDYRRIFKKDFERLGAFIRTNNLRVDTHPNEFNVINSVKPAVVKSTIRNLWFHVHLFEDLDYPLGKMVLHVGSSEGGKEVALKRFIENFRAMPQEIARRLILENDDKTFTALETLELCKTLGVPMVFDIHHHNCNNNGESIEEFIGDTLSTWDTEKLPPKFHFSSPKESPLDRKHSDFIVAEDFIRFIDICKPYGKDIDIMLEAKKKDLSLFKLMEDLRAIKKEWKFIDNSTFEV, from the coding sequence ATGAGAGTAAGACTAGGCTATGTTGCCATAGCTCTAAAGCTTCCCAAGGTTACTTCCTCAAGTAATGTAACCTATACGCTGTATCAGAAATTGGCTTCAGATGAAAAGAAGTTAGAAAAGATAAAGGCTGTGACCTTAACAAATTTGGATGACCTGTATAAAATCCTCCAATATAATGTGGAAAACAACATTCATTTTTATAGAATAACCTCCTCCTTGGTGCCTTTGGCCACTCATCCTGATGTTACTGACTGGGATTACAGAAGGATCTTCAAGAAAGATTTTGAAAGGCTGGGAGCCTTTATCCGAACTAATAATTTAAGAGTTGATACCCATCCCAATGAATTTAATGTTATAAACAGTGTTAAACCTGCTGTGGTAAAAAGCACTATCAGAAATCTCTGGTTTCATGTTCATCTCTTTGAGGATTTGGATTACCCTTTAGGCAAGATGGTGCTCCATGTAGGCAGCAGTGAAGGCGGTAAAGAAGTGGCCTTAAAAAGGTTTATAGAAAATTTTAGGGCTATGCCTCAGGAAATTGCTAGGCGGCTGATACTTGAGAATGATGACAAAACCTTTACAGCTTTAGAGACTCTTGAACTGTGTAAAACTCTAGGGGTGCCTATGGTTTTTGATATACATCATCATAACTGCAACAACAATGGTGAATCCATTGAAGAGTTTATAGGAGATACTCTGTCAACCTGGGACACTGAAAAACTGCCTCCAAAATTTCATTTCTCCAGTCCCAAAGAATCGCCGCTGGATAGAAAGCACTCTGATTTCATTGTAGCTGAAGACTTTATCCGCTTTATAGATATATGTAAACCCTATGGTAAAGATATTGATATAATGCTGGAGGCTAAAAAGAAAGATCTTTCTTTGTTTAAATTAATGGAGGATCTTAGAGCAATAAAAAAAGAGTGGAAGTTTATTGATAACTCCACCTTTGAGGTCTAG
- the tsaD gene encoding tRNA (adenosine(37)-N6)-threonylcarbamoyltransferase complex transferase subunit TsaD gives MPKDVKILAIESSCDETAAAVVVNGREVLSNIIASQIDIHKKFGGVVPEVASRKHVEVINAVVQEALEEAKLEIGDIDAVAVTYGPGLVGALLVGLQYAKGLAYSLKKPLIGVNHIEGHISANFIQHKDLEPPFVCLVVSGGHTFIVHMKGYGEFEVIGKTRDDAAGEAYDKVARALGLGYPGGPVIDKLAKEGNENAIKFPRSNFHEETLDFSFSGLKSAVLNYLNKMEMTGQEINKADVAASFQKAVVDVLTDNVIKTCRMRKVDKIAIAGGVASNSALRNSLAAAGAQYGIEVLFPAPILCTDNAAMIGSAAYFEYLRGVRSSLNLNAMPNLKLGER, from the coding sequence ATGCCAAAGGATGTTAAAATACTTGCAATAGAGAGCAGCTGCGATGAAACTGCAGCGGCGGTAGTAGTAAACGGTAGAGAGGTGCTTTCAAATATTATAGCATCTCAAATTGATATACATAAAAAGTTCGGTGGAGTTGTACCGGAGGTGGCTTCCAGAAAACATGTGGAGGTTATCAATGCAGTGGTGCAGGAAGCATTGGAGGAAGCAAAGCTTGAAATTGGAGATATTGACGCTGTAGCCGTAACCTATGGACCGGGACTGGTTGGTGCTTTACTGGTAGGGCTTCAGTATGCGAAGGGACTTGCGTACTCCCTAAAGAAACCCTTGATTGGGGTCAATCATATAGAAGGCCATATCAGCGCAAATTTTATACAGCATAAGGATTTGGAACCGCCCTTTGTCTGTCTTGTAGTGTCCGGTGGACATACATTTATTGTACACATGAAGGGCTACGGAGAATTTGAAGTAATAGGAAAGACAAGGGATGACGCAGCAGGTGAGGCCTATGACAAGGTAGCCAGGGCCTTAGGATTGGGATACCCTGGTGGTCCAGTCATCGATAAGTTGGCTAAAGAAGGCAATGAAAATGCTATAAAGTTTCCACGATCAAATTTCCATGAGGAAACCTTGGACTTTTCCTTCAGCGGGCTCAAATCTGCAGTACTTAATTACTTGAATAAGATGGAGATGACTGGACAAGAAATAAATAAAGCAGACGTTGCGGCATCCTTCCAAAAGGCAGTGGTGGATGTGCTTACAGATAATGTTATCAAGACCTGCAGGATGAGAAAGGTAGATAAGATTGCCATTGCCGGTGGTGTTGCCTCCAATTCTGCACTAAGAAACAGCCTGGCTGCAGCCGGTGCTCAATACGGTATTGAAGTGTTGTTTCCGGCACCGATACTTTGCACCGATAATGCAGCAATGATAGGAAGTGCAGCTTATTTTGAGTATTTGAGAGGAGTCAGATCTTCGCTTAACCTGAACGCCATGCCAAATTTAAAGCTTGGGGAGAGATAA
- a CDS encoding aminoimidazole riboside kinase, whose translation MSRVFTIGEALIDFIPEQKGIALKDVLSFEKAPGGAPANVAATVARLGGNSCFIGKLGEDAFGDFLVETLQEVGVGTAYVQRTDQANTALAFVSLKEDGERDFSFYRNPSADMLLDESEINPKWFTTGDILHFCSVSLVDAPVRKAHVKAIEAVKEKGGLICFDPNIRLPLWKDYLEYKKIIKTFIKYADILKISEDELQFITDINEEKGAIQWILSCFDIKLLLITRGGKGVTAYYKDQEISVKGFKVMVTDTTGAGDSFMGSFLYQLIDRSIDLEGISSQVMEEVLTFSNAVAALTTTKKGAISALPVMEEVNKLLGK comes from the coding sequence ATGTCAAGGGTATTCACAATAGGAGAAGCACTGATAGATTTTATACCAGAGCAAAAAGGGATTGCTTTAAAAGATGTCCTATCCTTTGAAAAAGCACCCGGCGGAGCACCGGCCAATGTTGCCGCTACAGTAGCAAGGCTTGGAGGAAATAGCTGTTTTATCGGAAAATTAGGTGAAGATGCATTTGGAGACTTTCTTGTTGAAACCCTTCAAGAAGTTGGTGTGGGAACAGCATATGTGCAGAGAACCGATCAGGCAAACACAGCACTTGCCTTTGTATCCTTAAAGGAGGACGGAGAAAGAGACTTTTCCTTCTATAGGAATCCAAGTGCAGACATGTTGCTGGATGAAAGTGAAATCAATCCCAAATGGTTTACAACAGGAGATATTCTTCATTTTTGCTCCGTAAGTCTTGTGGATGCACCGGTAAGAAAAGCACACGTAAAAGCTATCGAGGCGGTAAAAGAAAAGGGAGGCTTAATTTGTTTTGACCCCAATATAAGACTTCCACTATGGAAAGATTATTTGGAATATAAAAAAATCATTAAGACCTTTATAAAATATGCAGACATATTAAAAATAAGTGAAGATGAACTCCAATTCATAACTGATATAAATGAAGAAAAAGGAGCAATTCAATGGATTCTATCCTGCTTTGATATAAAGCTTTTGTTGATAACCAGAGGTGGAAAAGGAGTTACAGCTTACTACAAAGACCAAGAAATATCAGTGAAAGGTTTCAAAGTTATGGTTACAGATACCACCGGTGCCGGGGATTCCTTTATGGGATCATTTCTATATCAATTGATAGATAGAAGTATAGATTTGGAAGGTATATCATCACAGGTTATGGAGGAAGTTCTGACCTTTTCCAATGCAGTAGCAGCATTGACCACAACTAAGAAAGGTGCTATCAGTGCCTTACCAGTCATGGAAGAAGTAAATAAATTACTAGGTAAATAG
- a CDS encoding glycoside hydrolase family 32 protein has product MSKLSKSRVYVEKNKDKVNSEFRLGYHAMAEVGWINDPNGFCWYNREYHLFFQYHPYSSEWGPMHWGHVKSKDLIKWEHLPVALAPDMYYDAQGCFSGSAIEIDGKLYLMYTGNLNGDPEYPESNRQVQNIAMSEDGIEFKKLKNNPVLDTKDLPDHALPQDFRDPKIFKQGDTFYSIIGSRHLDTSGQLLLYKSKTLESWEYLGVLFHSQNKFGKMLECPDFFKLQDKDVIIMSPQYLERDGDRYSNLHSCVYMLGKMDLENCKYDYEIIDQLDFGFDFYAPQTLADDKGRRILIAWMQMWERSMPTNDKSHGWAGAMTLPRELKIIDGKLYQLPIEEVKNYRVNPVSYQNVKVNGDLSLKGVEGQSVELELDIDALNANTFGLKVLMGEDQQTVIYYDRTEGKVILDRSKNGEDITGRESLEFNKDIRKVPVALMDNKLKLRIFIDRSSVEVFIQEGERVMTATVYPKAYSKAIEFFSDDNISVCNLNKWEIKP; this is encoded by the coding sequence ATGAGTAAACTTAGTAAAAGTCGTGTATATGTTGAGAAAAATAAAGATAAAGTAAATTCTGAATTCCGTTTAGGTTATCACGCCATGGCAGAGGTTGGCTGGATAAACGACCCTAATGGTTTTTGCTGGTATAATAGAGAATATCATCTGTTTTTTCAATACCATCCATACAGCAGTGAATGGGGACCAATGCATTGGGGCCATGTAAAGAGCAAGGATTTAATTAAATGGGAGCATCTGCCTGTAGCTTTAGCTCCTGATATGTATTATGATGCACAAGGATGTTTTTCTGGAAGTGCTATTGAGATAGATGGTAAACTATATTTAATGTATACCGGAAATTTAAATGGAGATCCTGAATATCCCGAAAGTAATCGTCAGGTACAGAATATTGCCATGTCTGAGGATGGAATTGAGTTTAAAAAGCTAAAGAATAATCCGGTTTTGGATACAAAAGATTTACCTGACCATGCACTTCCACAAGATTTTAGGGACCCTAAGATATTTAAACAAGGAGATACTTTTTATTCGATTATAGGGTCCAGACATCTGGACACTAGCGGACAGTTGCTGCTGTATAAGTCAAAAACACTGGAGAGTTGGGAGTACTTGGGAGTGCTTTTTCATAGTCAAAATAAATTTGGAAAAATGCTGGAGTGCCCTGACTTCTTCAAACTGCAAGATAAGGATGTAATAATCATGTCACCACAGTACTTGGAAAGAGACGGTGACAGATATAGTAATCTTCACTCTTGCGTATATATGTTGGGAAAAATGGATTTGGAAAATTGTAAGTATGATTATGAAATCATAGATCAATTAGACTTTGGATTTGATTTTTATGCACCACAAACTCTAGCTGATGACAAGGGAAGACGTATATTGATAGCCTGGATGCAAATGTGGGAAAGAAGTATGCCTACCAATGATAAGAGTCACGGCTGGGCAGGAGCTATGACATTGCCTAGAGAGTTAAAAATTATTGATGGAAAACTATATCAACTTCCTATTGAAGAAGTTAAGAACTACAGAGTAAATCCAGTTAGCTATCAAAATGTTAAAGTAAATGGTGATTTAAGCTTGAAAGGAGTAGAAGGACAATCTGTTGAGTTGGAGCTTGATATAGATGCTCTAAATGCAAATACCTTTGGGCTTAAGGTATTAATGGGTGAAGACCAGCAAACTGTCATCTACTATGACCGTACAGAAGGCAAAGTTATTTTAGACCGTTCTAAGAATGGTGAAGACATTACAGGAAGGGAATCTTTAGAATTTAACAAGGACATAAGGAAAGTACCGGTAGCACTGATGGACAATAAATTAAAACTAAGAATATTTATTGATAGATCTTCAGTGGAAGTATTTATACAAGAGGGTGAAAGAGTAATGACTGCCACCGTTTATCCAAAGGCTTACTCAAAGGCTATTGAGTTTTTCTCGGATGACAATATTTCCGTATGTAATCTTAATAAATGGGAAATCAAACCATAG
- a CDS encoding GH32 C-terminal domain-containing protein: MISALSNLIKDLVAYWNFDEVKGKIVHNVISNKSSLINYVFNNAKFKSSSDPVWHKGIRGSALLFDGCSTWIEEDINIISETNNKMSIQAWVAPRCHEYSQNGGITAIINQHNEENTEGFILGLNHFGVLQFKVASNGSWYGLRIEDKPLPLNKWSYIAAVYDGINGFIELYINGEKVGYKDLPKNSLITPTSERLIIGKTNNSPKINDIYEVSCYCGLLDELKIYKSALSKEEIEILYKGYLSEFGGELPQPDLLIDRNIFKDDRYRPVYHFISPGYWMNEPHGPLYFEGKYHLFFQHNPHGPLWRQIHWGHMVSDDMVHWKDVPCALTPGKDEIDAKGDWSGCTIVHNGVPTIIYTAGDGPIYSQCIALATSTFKEDGDVELKNWKKYHKPIILQDKHIETEAGEVHFGQFRDPFVWQEEGVYYALIGSGIKKNDESVGGTALLYTSKDLFNWEYRKPLHIGDYKRHPKTGEVWELPVFLPIGKDSNGVDKYVLLINPWFFKPSPHNVKYVWYWTGTWDKNNYNFVLDSDEPQLLDVGEHFTGPSGMVDPKGRTIIFSIAQGKRPAMDENLSGWAHNGGLPISVFLREDGRVGIEPISELKTLRQEEYVNLKDITLQEANEAIKFIKDDCIEIELQISRGQADEVGISLRKTADGEEETLLYYKYDTKEILINRNKSTLNPEYEKGIQGGIVDIGEELLKLHIFLDKSMIEVYVNNLKGLTSRVYPTRRDALGLSLWTDNNFGNSLVKSLRIWKLKSAY; this comes from the coding sequence ATGATAAGTGCGTTGAGTAATTTAATAAAGGACTTAGTAGCTTACTGGAATTTTGATGAGGTAAAGGGCAAAATAGTTCATAATGTTATTTCCAATAAAAGTAGTTTAATAAATTATGTTTTTAATAATGCAAAGTTTAAATCATCCTCAGATCCTGTATGGCATAAAGGTATAAGAGGGAGTGCATTATTGTTTGATGGATGTTCTACATGGATAGAAGAGGATATAAATATCATTAGTGAAACAAACAATAAGATGTCCATACAAGCATGGGTAGCACCAAGATGCCACGAATATAGCCAGAATGGTGGCATAACTGCAATTATCAATCAACATAATGAAGAGAATACAGAGGGATTTATTTTAGGCCTAAATCACTTTGGAGTCCTCCAATTTAAAGTTGCAAGCAATGGTAGCTGGTATGGATTGAGGATAGAAGATAAACCGCTGCCTTTAAATAAATGGTCATATATAGCAGCTGTGTATGACGGAATTAATGGATTTATAGAATTATATATTAACGGAGAGAAGGTAGGGTATAAAGACTTACCTAAGAATTCACTTATAACTCCTACAAGTGAGAGATTAATTATTGGTAAAACTAATAACTCTCCAAAAATAAATGATATTTATGAAGTGAGCTGTTATTGCGGTTTACTGGATGAATTAAAAATATATAAATCAGCATTATCTAAAGAAGAGATTGAAATTTTATATAAAGGCTATTTAAGTGAATTTGGAGGGGAACTACCGCAACCTGATTTATTAATTGACAGGAACATATTTAAAGATGACAGATATAGACCAGTTTATCATTTTATCTCTCCAGGTTATTGGATGAATGAGCCTCATGGCCCTTTGTATTTTGAAGGTAAGTATCACTTGTTCTTTCAACACAATCCCCATGGACCGCTGTGGAGACAAATACATTGGGGGCATATGGTAAGTGATGATATGGTCCATTGGAAGGATGTTCCTTGTGCATTAACACCGGGAAAGGACGAAATTGATGCTAAAGGAGATTGGTCAGGCTGCACTATAGTCCATAATGGTGTTCCTACAATTATATATACAGCAGGAGATGGGCCAATATACAGTCAGTGCATTGCTTTGGCAACCAGTACTTTTAAAGAAGATGGAGATGTAGAATTAAAAAACTGGAAAAAATATCATAAACCAATTATTCTACAAGATAAACATATAGAGACGGAAGCTGGTGAAGTACACTTTGGGCAATTTAGAGACCCCTTCGTATGGCAGGAAGAAGGTGTCTACTACGCACTTATCGGTTCCGGAATAAAAAAGAATGACGAAAGCGTGGGTGGAACGGCACTTTTATATACCTCCAAAGATCTGTTTAATTGGGAATATAGAAAACCTTTGCATATAGGAGATTATAAGAGGCATCCGAAGACCGGTGAAGTTTGGGAGTTGCCTGTATTCTTACCTATAGGCAAGGATTCCAATGGAGTCGATAAGTATGTCCTTTTAATAAATCCTTGGTTCTTTAAACCAAGTCCTCATAATGTTAAATATGTTTGGTACTGGACAGGGACCTGGGATAAGAACAATTACAACTTTGTCTTAGACAGTGATGAGCCACAGCTTTTAGATGTTGGTGAACATTTTACAGGTCCAAGCGGAATGGTGGATCCAAAGGGAAGAACCATAATTTTTAGTATTGCCCAGGGAAAAAGACCTGCCATGGATGAAAATCTTTCTGGATGGGCCCATAATGGAGGATTACCAATAAGTGTGTTCCTAAGGGAAGATGGAAGAGTTGGAATAGAGCCTATCTCCGAACTTAAAACCTTAAGACAAGAAGAATATGTTAATTTGAAAGATATAACCTTACAAGAGGCAAATGAAGCTATTAAATTTATCAAAGATGATTGTATAGAGATTGAACTACAGATTAGTAGGGGACAGGCCGATGAAGTGGGAATAAGCTTAAGAAAAACGGCAGACGGTGAAGAAGAGACTTTATTATATTATAAATATGATACAAAAGAAATCCTGATTAATAGAAATAAGTCTACTCTTAATCCTGAATATGAAAAGGGCATACAGGGAGGAATTGTAGATATTGGTGAAGAGTTACTTAAGCTTCATATATTCTTGGACAAATCCATGATTGAGGTATATGTGAATAATCTGAAAGGACTAACCTCAAGAGTCTACCCTACGAGACGTGATGCACTAGGTTTATCTCTATGGACAGATAATAATTTTGGTAACTCATTAGTTAAAAGTTTGAGAATATGGAAACTAAAATCGGCATATTAA
- a CDS encoding ABC transporter substrate-binding protein, with protein sequence MKKRRLSLMLALLITSSLFAAGCKKNTTDTTENNTITNNLNETGLPIVNEKITLKIVSPKAPLAPNYNEMTLFKNLEETTNVHIEWNNIPEADYQEKKNLLLASGDLPDAFYNAGFSDFDLTKYSEDGTIIPLDDLIDKYMPNVKKLLENNPDIKDFITSPDGKIYSLPHGEEMGSGQEWIAANPYFFFINKNWLDKLGMEVPTTLDELHDVLVAFRDKDPNGNGKKDENPMSFIHMWWCADIGNFFGSFGLGDPNDHLAVIDGKIVYTAAQEQYKEAIAYFHKWVEESLIDKESFTQTSDPNALFAKGKTPEVTLGSFIWWEETEIVGPDREKDYVLVGPLKGPNGEQKIARMNGSPFSRGSFVITKDNKYPEVTARWIDQHYEPKMTAQMHWGPIGEVYEEKDGKLVNLPLPEGVAMGEFRQKVAPNGVGVVTAEDFETIVDMEERAKVRIERVKTFIPYMEKENIPALFFTPEEVEKKNLIESDLKDYVNKKRAQWLMSGGIEKEWDSYINDLKKIGYEEYVKIIQTAYDRQVSNK encoded by the coding sequence ATGAAAAAAAGAAGATTATCACTAATGTTGGCACTACTGATTACATCCAGTTTATTTGCAGCAGGTTGCAAAAAGAATACTACAGACACAACAGAAAATAACACTATTACAAATAACCTTAATGAAACAGGCCTACCGATAGTTAATGAAAAAATAACGCTGAAGATAGTATCGCCAAAGGCGCCTCTAGCTCCAAACTATAATGAAATGACATTGTTCAAGAACTTGGAAGAAACCACAAACGTTCATATTGAGTGGAATAACATACCTGAAGCTGATTATCAAGAAAAGAAGAACCTCCTATTGGCCAGCGGTGACCTTCCGGATGCTTTCTATAATGCAGGCTTTTCAGACTTTGACTTAACAAAATACAGCGAAGATGGAACGATAATACCACTAGATGATTTAATAGATAAATACATGCCAAATGTTAAGAAGCTTCTTGAAAATAACCCGGACATAAAAGATTTCATAACTTCACCAGACGGAAAGATATACTCCCTTCCACATGGTGAAGAAATGGGAAGTGGACAAGAGTGGATAGCGGCAAACCCATACTTCTTTTTCATAAATAAAAATTGGTTAGACAAACTAGGTATGGAAGTACCAACAACTTTAGATGAGTTACATGATGTGCTAGTAGCCTTTAGAGATAAGGACCCAAATGGAAACGGCAAGAAAGATGAAAATCCAATGAGCTTCATACACATGTGGTGGTGTGCTGATATAGGAAACTTCTTTGGTTCCTTTGGACTTGGAGATCCTAATGATCACTTAGCTGTAATAGACGGAAAAATAGTTTATACAGCAGCACAGGAACAGTACAAAGAAGCAATAGCATATTTCCATAAATGGGTAGAAGAAAGCCTAATAGACAAAGAATCCTTTACACAAACCAGTGATCCAAATGCATTGTTTGCAAAGGGTAAGACACCGGAAGTGACATTAGGTTCATTTATTTGGTGGGAAGAAACAGAAATAGTAGGGCCGGATAGAGAAAAGGACTATGTACTAGTAGGACCATTAAAGGGACCTAATGGAGAACAAAAGATAGCAAGAATGAATGGATCACCGTTCTCAAGAGGAAGCTTTGTAATTACAAAGGACAATAAGTACCCAGAAGTAACAGCAAGATGGATAGATCAGCATTACGAGCCAAAGATGACTGCACAAATGCACTGGGGACCAATAGGAGAAGTATATGAAGAGAAAGATGGAAAACTAGTGAATCTGCCATTACCGGAAGGAGTAGCAATGGGAGAATTCAGACAGAAGGTAGCACCAAACGGAGTTGGTGTAGTAACAGCGGAAGACTTTGAAACAATAGTAGATATGGAAGAAAGAGCGAAGGTAAGAATAGAGAGAGTAAAGACCTTTATACCATACATGGAAAAGGAAAACATTCCTGCATTATTCTTTACACCTGAAGAAGTAGAAAAGAAGAATCTAATAGAATCAGATCTTAAAGATTACGTAAACAAGAAGAGAGCACAGTGGTTGATGAGTGGTGGAATAGAGAAGGAATGGGATAGCTACATCAATGACCTAAAGAAAATAGGTTATGAAGAATATGTAAAGATCATTCAAACAGCTTACGATAGACAAGTTAGTAACAAGTAA
- a CDS encoding carbohydrate ABC transporter permease: protein MFNAKRRTREDVIFDIINYSVLGVACVVVLYPIYFMVIASFSDPNLVATGNVWAFPKGLTIEGYKRIFNDGSIWRGYGNSIIYAGLGALVSVVMTITGAYPLSRKDFYGRNFFMIVFLFTMFFGGGLIPTYLLVKNLGMTNKLWSMIIPGAVSVWNVIIARTFFQSTIPDELREAAAIDGCSDIGFFLKIVIPLSKPIIAVLALYTIVGQWNGYFDALIYLGDEKKYPLQLILRNILIQAEPEKGMLVDVETLMAKQRAKELLKYGVIMVSSLPLLIIYPFIQKYFVKGVMIGSIKG from the coding sequence TTGTTTAATGCGAAAAGAAGAACAAGGGAAGATGTTATATTCGATATAATAAACTATTCCGTACTTGGAGTTGCCTGCGTGGTAGTATTATATCCCATCTATTTTATGGTTATAGCGTCCTTTAGCGATCCAAATCTGGTAGCTACAGGAAATGTATGGGCTTTCCCAAAAGGACTTACCATCGAAGGTTATAAGAGAATATTTAATGATGGCTCTATTTGGAGAGGCTATGGAAATTCAATAATTTATGCAGGGTTAGGTGCATTGGTAAGTGTTGTTATGACTATCACTGGCGCATATCCCTTATCCAGAAAAGACTTCTATGGAAGAAATTTCTTTATGATTGTATTCCTATTTACAATGTTCTTTGGTGGAGGACTTATACCAACTTATTTACTGGTAAAAAATTTAGGTATGACAAATAAACTATGGTCCATGATAATACCTGGCGCAGTGTCTGTATGGAATGTAATAATAGCCAGAACCTTTTTTCAATCAACCATACCGGACGAGTTAAGAGAAGCAGCGGCAATTGACGGATGCTCAGATATTGGTTTCTTTCTCAAAATAGTAATACCACTTTCAAAACCAATAATTGCAGTATTGGCCCTTTATACTATAGTTGGACAATGGAATGGATACTTCGATGCCTTGATCTATTTGGGCGATGAAAAAAAATATCCACTTCAGCTTATACTTAGAAATATATTAATACAAGCTGAACCTGAGAAAGGAATGTTGGTGGATGTAGAAACACTTATGGCAAAGCAAAGGGCTAAAGAGTTATTAAAATATGGGGTGATAATGGTTTCATCCTTACCACTTCTAATAATATATCCTTTTATACAGAAGTACTTTGTAAAAGGAGTTATGATTGGGTCTATTAAAGGTTAA